A region from the Pseudanabaena sp. BC1403 genome encodes:
- the cbiD gene encoding cobalt-precorrin-5B (C(1))-methyltransferase CbiD — MKSGYTLPVFAIAAAKAAIFAIQKKNSALVELDLLESGSGIVEIAQSAIIDDNTAIAIALSDPGDNLDLTAGTPVWAWVKLESSTGGERIILEAGEGLGRTSSGEPAIYQLARNLADVNLLQLLPDHLSARIRFILPEGRALAKRTSNAAFGILEGLSLLGTSAISKPLSVEDKLEEFRADLRTKASNSHEIAFYIGANGYQVAQNLGFQTSQLVQTANWVGAMLVEAALLGVTSITLVGYHGKLLKLAGGIFNTSSHLADARIDILVRAAVHENLPIALIQEIERSLTAEAVHQLLVEHDCDRVIFQYLTDQITRRATAYVQKYTDLKIEIKTILCDRLGQLVV; from the coding sequence ATGAAATCTGGATATACCCTTCCTGTATTTGCGATCGCTGCGGCTAAAGCCGCAATTTTCGCCATCCAAAAAAAGAACTCAGCTTTAGTAGAACTTGATCTACTAGAATCTGGTTCAGGCATAGTGGAAATCGCCCAAAGTGCAATTATTGATGACAATACAGCGATCGCGATCGCCCTTAGTGACCCAGGGGACAATCTCGATCTGACCGCTGGAACTCCTGTCTGGGCTTGGGTAAAATTAGAATCTTCAACAGGTGGAGAACGGATAATTTTGGAAGCTGGAGAAGGTTTGGGAAGAACCTCTAGTGGAGAGCCAGCTATCTATCAATTAGCGCGAAATTTAGCAGACGTTAATCTCTTGCAACTCCTGCCCGATCATCTCTCCGCAAGAATTAGATTTATTTTGCCTGAAGGAAGAGCATTAGCTAAACGTACTTCCAATGCTGCTTTTGGTATTCTTGAGGGACTATCTTTATTAGGAACTTCTGCAATATCCAAACCTCTCTCCGTAGAAGATAAACTCGAAGAGTTTCGCGCAGATTTACGAACTAAAGCATCTAATTCCCATGAAATAGCGTTTTACATCGGCGCAAATGGCTACCAAGTCGCTCAAAATCTTGGGTTTCAAACTTCGCAATTAGTCCAGACAGCCAATTGGGTAGGCGCAATGTTAGTAGAGGCTGCGCTTTTAGGTGTAACTTCGATTACTCTTGTTGGCTATCATGGAAAGTTATTAAAACTAGCAGGTGGAATTTTCAATACCTCTAGTCACTTGGCTGATGCCAGAATAGATATTTTAGTCAGAGCGGCTGTGCATGAGAATTTACCGATCGCACTAATCCAAGAAATAGAGCGATCGCTTACTGCCGAAGCAGTGCATCAATTATTAGTTGAGCATGACTGCGATCGCGTGATCTTTCAGTACCTCACTGATCAAATTACGCGGCGAGCTACAGCTTATGTACAGAAATACACAGATCTTAAAATTGAGATCAAAACAATTTTGTGCGATCGCTTAGGGCAGTTAGTTGTTTAA
- the cobM gene encoding precorrin-4 C(11)-methyltransferase — protein MQPVYIVGAGPGDPDLITVKGRNLLIKADVIVYANSLIPDSMLQYCRADAEIIPTVSKSLEEILEIIVDRVRSQKLVVRLHDGDPSLYGAIQEQIVALSEAEIPFEIIPGVSAFQLAAARLQVELTVPELVQTIILTRISGRTQVPEREELSSLAAHQASLCLYLSAHHVENAQSKLMEHYPADTNVAICYRLGWEDEKILTVPLSEMASVTIKENLTRTTLFVISPALNNLRSSTKERSQLYSSHYQRLFR, from the coding sequence ATGCAACCAGTTTATATCGTCGGTGCGGGGCCTGGTGACCCTGACTTAATTACAGTTAAGGGGCGCAACCTCTTAATCAAAGCCGATGTGATTGTTTATGCGAATTCTCTCATCCCCGACTCAATGCTGCAATATTGTCGTGCTGATGCCGAAATAATTCCCACTGTGAGCAAATCCCTAGAGGAGATTTTAGAGATTATTGTTGATAGAGTGCGATCGCAAAAACTAGTCGTCCGTTTACACGATGGCGATCCTAGTTTATATGGTGCAATTCAAGAACAAATAGTAGCTCTATCTGAAGCTGAAATCCCTTTTGAAATCATCCCTGGGGTTAGTGCATTTCAGCTAGCAGCAGCAAGATTACAAGTAGAACTAACTGTTCCCGAACTAGTCCAAACGATAATCCTTACGCGGATCAGTGGACGTACTCAAGTTCCTGAACGCGAAGAATTATCGAGTCTGGCTGCCCATCAAGCCTCATTATGTCTATATCTCAGCGCTCACCATGTGGAAAATGCTCAATCTAAATTAATGGAACATTATCCAGCCGATACCAATGTGGCAATTTGCTATCGATTAGGTTGGGAAGATGAAAAGATTTTGACGGTTCCCCTTTCAGAAATGGCATCGGTCACAATCAAAGAGAACTTAACCAGAACTACGCTTTTTGTGATTAGTCCTGCTTTAAATAATTTAAGAAGTAGTACAAAAGAGCGATCGCAGTTATATAGCTCCCACTACCAGCGACTTTTTCGTTAA
- a CDS encoding AbrB/MazE/SpoVT family DNA-binding domain-containing protein, producing the protein MQTAQKLLASKVTSKFQTTIPKIIRDAMSISQGDVVVFEIEEGRVFIKKLQPLDLDYLSAISETLSEWASPEDEETYCALQSLRA; encoded by the coding sequence ATGCAGACAGCTCAAAAGCTACTAGCCTCAAAAGTAACCTCTAAATTTCAAACTACAATACCCAAAATCATTCGTGACGCTATGAGCATATCTCAAGGGGACGTTGTTGTATTTGAAATTGAGGAAGGTCGAGTCTTTATCAAAAAATTGCAGCCGTTAGATTTAGATTATCTCAGTGCGATCTCAGAAACTTTGAGTGAGTGGGCATCTCCAGAAGATGAGGAAACTTATTGTGCCCTTCAATCGTTGCGAGCTTAG
- the pyrR gene encoding bifunctional pyr operon transcriptional regulator/uracil phosphoribosyltransferase PyrR, giving the protein MSQSKIVEILSADELRRTINRLASQIVEASDDLSNVVLLGVYTRGVPLGVAIARQIEALEGILVPSGALDITFYRDDLDKIGLRTPSKTEIPFDLNGKTIVLVDDVIYSGRTIGAALSAIHDYGRPKVVRLLALIDRGHRELPIHPDYVGRTLPTSKDEQVKVFLSAAGDGRDGVELIKPLN; this is encoded by the coding sequence GTGTCACAATCTAAGATTGTCGAAATTTTATCTGCTGACGAGTTGCGTCGAACGATCAATCGTTTGGCTTCGCAAATTGTCGAAGCTAGTGATGATTTGTCAAACGTGGTTTTGCTCGGAGTTTATACCCGTGGTGTCCCACTAGGTGTAGCGATCGCAAGGCAGATTGAGGCTCTGGAAGGAATTTTAGTTCCTTCAGGCGCTTTAGACATTACATTTTATCGGGATGATCTCGACAAAATTGGATTGCGAACACCTAGCAAAACTGAGATTCCCTTTGACCTCAATGGTAAAACTATCGTCTTAGTCGATGATGTTATTTATAGCGGAAGAACAATTGGAGCCGCTTTGAGTGCAATTCATGACTATGGTCGCCCCAAGGTTGTGAGATTATTGGCACTGATCGATCGCGGTCATCGTGAGCTTCCAATTCATCCTGACTATGTGGGGCGAACCCTACCAACTTCTAAGGATGAGCAGGTAAAAGTATTTTTGAGCGCCGCAGGGGACGGTCGAGATGGCGTTGAGTTAATTAAACCGCTTAACTAG
- the trxA gene encoding thioredoxin: MSSAIAVTDASFEQDVLKSDIPVLVDFWAPWCGPCRMVAPVVEEVATQYEGKIKVFKLNTDENPSVAGQYGIRSIPTLMLFKGGQRVDVVVGAVPKTTLSTTIEKHLDS, from the coding sequence ATGTCATCAGCGATCGCCGTTACAGATGCTAGCTTTGAGCAGGACGTACTTAAAAGTGACATCCCTGTTCTAGTAGATTTTTGGGCCCCTTGGTGTGGTCCCTGCCGTATGGTTGCTCCTGTAGTCGAAGAAGTCGCTACACAGTATGAGGGCAAAATCAAAGTTTTTAAGCTTAACACCGATGAGAATCCTAGCGTAGCTGGACAATATGGCATTCGCAGTATTCCCACGCTCATGTTATTTAAGGGTGGTCAACGGGTGGATGTGGTTGTAGGTGCTGTCCCTAAGACAACATTGTCTACCACTATCGAAAAGCATTTGGATAGCTAA
- a CDS encoding MFS transporter encodes MNTIAQFFRVFQSRKMAALLSLGFASGLPYALTDDAFRAWLTSAKFDLSTIGWLGLVSLPYSLKFLWSPFIDRFVPPFLGRRRGWILLTQGGLVLAILAIALQMFTIDSLPLASRNEALPVLAVTALVLAFLSATQDIAIDAYRTDVLKVQEVGAGIGIWVMGYRIALLFAGFVGFNLATRLSWKSSLSQFLSSNGFTSLSLSRFGWAWVYVLLAVVMSLGLIATFIAPEPPEANARPATLDEAVVKPFQEFFQRLGVGKVLLILIFTIFYRFSDAMVGKMAVPFLKTIFDDGTIGTVRQGIGLVATIVGTLAGGAILSKIGVNRSLWVFGFLQAISNIGYYAIAVAGKNDLVLLAAINVENFCSGLGTAGFLGFLMVLCNPSFSATQFALLSSLFAVGRDLIASPFSGESAQFIQRNIPSWTSINQISWLAGSDGKGWALFFLFTLVLAIPGMMFLPFFAPWNGEFKKVDSLPID; translated from the coding sequence ATGAATACGATCGCCCAATTTTTTCGAGTTTTTCAGAGTCGCAAAATGGCGGCGCTTTTGTCACTGGGCTTTGCATCAGGGCTACCCTATGCACTGACCGATGATGCATTTCGCGCATGGCTTACCAGCGCTAAGTTTGACCTTAGTACGATTGGCTGGTTAGGTTTAGTTTCACTGCCATATTCACTCAAATTTCTGTGGTCACCCTTTATCGATCGCTTTGTGCCACCTTTTCTAGGGCGACGGAGAGGCTGGATTTTGCTAACACAAGGCGGTTTAGTTCTTGCTATTTTGGCGATCGCATTACAAATGTTTACGATCGATAGCTTACCCCTAGCTAGTCGGAACGAAGCTTTACCAGTTTTAGCAGTTACCGCCTTAGTTCTCGCTTTTCTCAGTGCGACTCAAGATATTGCGATCGACGCTTACCGTACTGATGTCTTAAAAGTGCAGGAAGTCGGTGCAGGGATCGGGATTTGGGTAATGGGATATCGAATTGCGCTCCTATTTGCGGGATTTGTCGGATTTAATTTGGCGACTCGATTAAGTTGGAAATCCTCGCTTTCACAGTTTCTATCCAGCAACGGTTTTACAAGCTTAAGCCTCAGTCGATTTGGTTGGGCTTGGGTGTATGTGTTACTAGCAGTTGTGATGAGTCTAGGGCTGATCGCCACATTTATCGCCCCCGAACCGCCAGAAGCTAATGCTCGTCCTGCGACATTAGATGAAGCTGTAGTTAAACCTTTTCAAGAATTTTTTCAACGCTTGGGTGTGGGCAAGGTTTTACTAATTCTTATATTCACGATCTTCTATCGATTTAGCGATGCGATGGTGGGTAAAATGGCAGTCCCTTTCTTAAAAACTATTTTTGATGATGGCACGATTGGCACGGTCAGACAGGGAATTGGACTAGTTGCCACGATTGTGGGGACTTTAGCTGGGGGAGCTATTCTTAGCAAGATTGGGGTTAATCGATCGCTATGGGTATTTGGATTCCTGCAAGCAATTAGCAATATCGGCTATTACGCGATCGCCGTTGCTGGGAAAAATGATCTGGTTTTACTAGCTGCAATTAATGTAGAAAATTTTTGCAGTGGTCTAGGAACCGCAGGGTTTTTAGGATTTCTGATGGTGTTGTGCAATCCTAGTTTCTCAGCAACTCAATTTGCATTGCTTTCGAGTCTATTTGCCGTTGGGAGAGATCTTATAGCTTCACCATTTTCAGGCGAGTCTGCCCAATTTATTCAGCGTAATATTCCCTCATGGACTTCGATTAATCAAATCTCTTGGTTAGCAGGTAGTGATGGCAAGGGCTGGGCTTTATTTTTCTTGTTTACGTTGGTATTAGCCATTCCTGGGATGATGTTCTTACCATTTTTTGCGCCTTGGAATGGGGAATTCAAAAAAGTGGATTCTTTGCCAATCGATTAA
- a CDS encoding DUF3120 domain-containing protein: MFLSPDKVELEERSLARATVQVLPPTVNVTSAFPQYLSQHLLATASLLQHWRVWFASLFLVSVPVFFEAPLVRYAPWLSLICTVGWLAIAKHLQAEPKKQVWGSLTWGFSLTWLCGSLYWGWLRWEPAYHVPVEALALPWAIWATRQDSHRVGGWFYIGSLFGTAITDLYFYIAHLFPNWKALMQVESNISLAQPILKNALTLVETPWGMTWACILAALLLITGNKAMRSPNLAYWAFGGAVLGTIFVDLLFFSVAVLG; encoded by the coding sequence TTGTTTTTATCTCCTGACAAGGTTGAACTTGAGGAGCGCTCCTTAGCACGGGCAACAGTTCAGGTTCTACCCCCTACTGTCAATGTCACGTCAGCGTTTCCGCAATACTTATCACAACATTTACTAGCCACCGCCTCACTGTTACAACATTGGCGCGTCTGGTTTGCATCACTCTTTTTAGTATCCGTCCCCGTCTTTTTTGAAGCTCCCCTTGTGCGCTATGCCCCTTGGTTGAGCTTGATTTGTACCGTCGGTTGGTTAGCGATCGCCAAACATCTTCAAGCAGAACCAAAAAAACAAGTGTGGGGCAGTCTCACTTGGGGCTTTAGCCTGACTTGGTTATGTGGCTCTCTGTATTGGGGCTGGCTACGCTGGGAGCCTGCCTACCATGTACCAGTCGAAGCTTTAGCTTTGCCTTGGGCAATCTGGGCAACTCGTCAAGATTCCCACCGCGTCGGCGGATGGTTTTATATAGGCTCACTATTCGGGACAGCCATTACCGATCTGTATTTCTACATCGCGCATCTTTTTCCTAACTGGAAAGCCTTGATGCAAGTTGAATCAAATATTAGTCTTGCTCAACCGATTTTAAAAAATGCTTTAACTTTAGTCGAAACCCCTTGGGGAATGACTTGGGCTTGTATTTTGGCAGCTTTGCTCTTGATTACTGGGAATAAAGCAATGCGATCGCCTAATCTCGCTTACTGGGCTTTTGGCGGAGCAGTGTTAGGTACGATTTTTGTAGATTTGCTATTTTTCAGCGTCGCAGTATTGGGATAA